Genomic DNA from Antennarius striatus isolate MH-2024 chromosome 16, ASM4005453v1, whole genome shotgun sequence:
AAATGTGTTTCTCATCAGTGTGTGATGACTGTACTAGATAGATGTGTCCAGTCGGTTCTTGTCATCGCATGTTTTTCTAAATTAGACTTTCCAGCCCTGACCCCATCTATCGCTGTCTTTTGATTATGATTATCTACCATTACAGTTAATgggtaaataaaatgtataccATGTCATCTTCCTGTGGTTTTCTGAATAGTTTTAGCTCTCAATCTGCCTTTCTGTGCTGGCACTACAGAAGATTGTACATGAAGGAATATGACTTTAGATGTGTGCTAATCAGAAAGCTTGAACGGATAAGGAGAATCATATGAAAGGTTGGCATCAGGTTAAAAGAAACTAACAGCCACAAAAGCAGGAGAGAATGAGTGACATTAGGTATCAGATAACATGCATGAAAAGCAAAACTGAAaagatagaagaaaaaaatacctcCCACAAATTAGGGATGCTGCTCATCCGTCAGGATAAGACTACATTCGGCACAAAGCAGCTTCTGATAGGATTTGACTTTTTTCAAATTTGCCTTTAACATGGTGTGGATTGTTGTTTCCCCTGGTGATGTTTATCTGCTCTTCAACTTCTAATGTCCCTAAACCATAATCTCACCCACTATTAAATCAGTTACCCTTTATGTCACACCCAAGTCAGTGTCCTTTCTTTCCTATTTCTGTGTCACAAACAGTGACGACTGTTTGGAAAGGGCAACCGTAAATATTCATCTGCATGCAAAACTGAGATTAAAGATTTCTTGAGGTAATCTCAGCTCAGCCTTGAGCGGCACGATCACCTCCTTGGGTCCAGATCGGCTTGGCAGGAGCATCAGGTATTGAGTCCTGTGACATTAATCCAAGTCTGGCGATGGAGAGGTCACATGTTTGTAGCTTATTTGCTCTCACTTTGGCCTGAGGTTATGTCATCGACAGACTTGAGGATGGTATTCAGATTATATCCAGGAAAAACAGACGCACCAGGAGGTTTAGGAGATTGTATTAAAAAATGTCTGTGTCTAATCAGTATTAATTCCATCAGAAAATAATTTCCGATCCATAGGAAAACTTTTGGAGACTACTAGATAGTTGGGCATTTGTTTTTAGAGATAAAATATCTTCTGTGATTCTATAGGGgaaaaaatgcataaattttGTTGAAACAAAAATTGGGCATTATTAAAGAATTTTCTACTATGAGTGTGAGGAATATGATTTAAGTTTTACAAATTCAGTTAgctcataaataaaaatacagtttacaCACCTATGATTAGGGATTGATTGAGTTACTTAGTCTGGAGGAAGAGCAAACTGGAGAATGTCAGCAAGGAATTGGAATCACCAAATGTTCAGCAATTGTGTCTGAATCCTCTCCTTCAGAAAGTAACTGACATTTCTgtccttttctgtctgtttttttttcttagctgGCCTGAAGTGAACTTATTTTGTACAGAAGCCTCCATGCCAGGAAACCATTGAAGGACTAAGTGGAttgagggagacagagagcaaGCGACAGAGTCAGGGAATGAGGAAAGACAGAAAGGATTAGCAGCTAATCCAGTGCATGGACAATCTTGAAGGAGCCTTATCTTTTTCCAGGATGATGCATTACAGCACCGTGCTTCACTGCCCTTTTCAAGAAAGCACCCCATCCTCCTTCTTTTGCCCTGGTAACCTCTAATAGATCCAGCGTCTCATATGCAGAAGGACCAGAGAATAGAAGTCAGAGACGCGGAGCCACAGACCTGGTGACAGGATGTCTTATGGACAGTCCAGTGCCACACATGGATAAGCCCCTTTAATAGGAGGTGATGCATGGCAGTGGACCCCCCCTGCTTACTCCATTTGGGATTTGAGGAAGACAACAGCGGAACAACTTACACAAGACACAAGATCTTTTCAGAAGTCGGGATCTACTGAACATTCAAGCAAAAGGGAATCCCTGCCAAGATAGCAAGGAGAGACTTTCAGCTGCGGTTTGTGACTTGCTTCTTAAGAAAACAAATACTACTATTTCTAGACGGTTTCCTATGTCAAATCcattattcataaattaattcaTCCTGGACCCAAAATCTGTCCATTCCAGTCACTTTCTTCAGAACTCCACATTTATTACTTACTTTACTGTGTTAAAAGTTATTTGAGACTTCCTGGTGAGGTGAGCCTCTTTGTCTAAGCAAAACATGTTGAAACTAACATCATGACAGTTTGCTGCAtgtaagaaaatcaaaaataagtATCAATTGGATTTTTAGTTTGGTCACGCAAAGAAGCCGGATCCTTTGTCTGGGACTATTTCTCAAGTTATTTGTAGTTACAACTGGACTTTAACCCCACAACATTTTGTACTGCAGTTCTGTGCGTAAGAAGTGGAGAAAGAACATACAAAATGCTGTGTTGATGTGGACTTGAGTGACTTTATACCCATACTGACGTCTTTTAATGTAGATCCAAAAGCAAACAGTGGGCAGGCGGTGGATGAATAGTCGGCTCTGACTGTGTGGAGAATGGATTATACACACATTCTCTACCAACCGAACAaccacatgtttgtgttttctgttgtcaCTGTCCAGGGATTTTTGACTTTTCCTCTCTTTTACAATGGAATCAAAACTGGAACTTTAATTTGACTGACATGTAATCAGAGCTCAGACACTTGCTTTTCAGATAAAGGGAAATTACCTTTTCCGCCACCATGAGTCTGGGAAAACTACCCGTAATTAAAGGCCTGGTGTCTGGCTCTCAAGGGAAGCGTCGTTTCAAGAGTGAACTCTCTGTGGACATGATCAGCCCGCCGCTGGCGGACTTCCGACACACCATGCACGTTGGTCGTGGCGGAGATGTGTTTGGTGACACTTCCTTCTTGAGCAACTATGGTGGCAACAGTGAGCCTGGAAGCCCAGACTCAGCCAACAGCTCCAAGACAACCGGATTCTTCACACGCACGTTCCGACACGTGCGGAAAAACTCTGTGCCACGGCTGCGGGGGGACTCTCGTGACTTGTCATCCCCTCCACCAGACATCTCACCCATCATCAAGAATGCCATTTCATTGCCCCAGCTCAACATGGACTCTCCTATGGCGTGCCGACAGAGGATGCTGTTCCCCTGTTCCATCAGCTCGACGGACTCCCCCCTCTGCACATATGGTGAGGTAATATAGTTAATCCCTCCCAGCGTGGGTCAGGGTTTACGTAAAGCATCTTACCTGAAATCACTGTCATTAATAGTGAGCTGAGAAACAATTGTGATCCGAGATAAGTAAAGCAAAAATACGGTAACGGTTCGTTATGTTGACGATAGACATGGTTGTTCCTGACACCCAGAATTAATCTGttcttcagtttcattttaatttcctctgtgattctatttattttagGTATGTACATATTTTCTATTTGATGTCATGCAAGTTGTTAAGTAGTTCTAGGTTCCTTTTTCGTCACAACCCAAATTTGATCTCACTTTATACATTGTCAAACTAAGTATTGTCACTATTCTTATTGattaaataagaataagaacaaaaaatatttgcctCTATTTGTCCCCTGTGGGTCAAATTTAGGAGGATACAGCAGTAAAATGGAACAGTGTCAAATAGActgaaagcacacaaaaaatagaaaaaaaataaatccagtgAGGTAGAAGATAACTAAGAAGATTCTACACTGTTGTCTAGGAAGTTTGCAATTAGTAAATTACAATCTGAAAATTGGAAGTGAATGAAAAAGTGTTAGCAGGTGTAGCAGAATGATGCAATGAACAacacctacagtaacatgtTATAGCAGCGTTGCTCTAACCACCTCGAATCAGAATGAACCCCCAAACTggtgatttattgttttatcacagtCTTACTGTGAGCAGAACAAATAGTATTAAGAGCTGCTGACTGCAAATAAAACTATAAACCTCAGTGAACACATTTGCAGAGAGGGTCATGATGCTGTTTTCACCTCCATCTTTCTGCATTTCTGCCAGACAACCAGCAAACAAGTGGACGTCTTTGTGAGTCATCTAGATTCACCTAGGCAACACCTGTACACAATTACAcctataaatacaaacacacacagctgtgtcagGGGAAACAGAGATACTttgtcatgtctgtgtgtgtgtgtgtcactgccgAACCAATCTGCTAACCAATCACAGTTTATCAGGCAGCAGCACAGCCTGGGTTGGAAATCCCCTCCGCCTTACCCGATTTCTAAGGAATTTGTCCAGATGGGGTCAAGCTGGCAAAGAGTGTCAGTGATGAAAATGAAGGAACCATCTGTCACCAGTGGATTTCTCTGTTTATGATAACACTTATTATTCCAATTCTTTTTTCTAAATACTTTCCATCAATCAGTGAAAAATCACTGCCAGCATTTCGAAACAGCAACACCAGTTGTATTTTAACTGGTATAAAAAATGCCATCAATTGTGATataacattttacattacaaatTAACATTTCCTCACATTCTTTACAAATGAATAACCCTTTTTCAACCAGCCAACAGTCTTTTTTTTGGACTTTCACAGCTGACTGATACACGGGGAAAGGTGATTGTCTCAAGGTGTAAAACCACAAGGAACTGTTGCTGCACAAAGAACAACTTTGTTATCAAACCAACATGTTTCAGCTTGTAGACCCTCATCAGGGTCTTTACTAGACTGTCATTCTGACACACCACTGAAATTGTTCTTCTCTTATTCTGCCCTCTTTTGGTGGGAAACATACCTTATCTACATCCTCTCCCTTTTTCCGCTACATATCCTGGAAGTTTCAGTCGTGGGTTTCTGGGTTTTAAAAGAGTGACGTAACTGTCTGACAGTTCATACTTTTATTTCATCCTTCCAAGAATAAACTCAAACTACAACACAGCCCATTAAACGTTCCATTTTCCTTCCCTACATTGAGGTTAAAGTTGTTTGCTCGAACGTTATCATTTTCATCACTCAACTGAAAAAGTCTCTTTTTCATTAAAACGACTCTGgtgtgttttcctctgtgtgttcaCAGGCCTACAGTCTGGTTTCGTCACTTTGCCCCGATTCTCTCGCTTTGAGAGACATTTTCAGGACGATGTCCAGACAGGATCAACGCCAGAGAGTGGAGGCGTGACGCGGACACGCTCGGACTCCCTCACCTCATTCACCGTAGACCTCGGCCCATCCCTTATGAGCGAGGTGCTGAACCTCATTGACAACCCCACTTACCAGCAGACATCCCATCACAGCCAGGCTGCAggtgagaaagaggaagaggacgaagaggaTGACAGCTCTCTGACAGAGACGCCTGTTCAGAGCCCTTGGATGATTTCACCCAACTCTTCCATGAGTAGTGGGTCATTCAGAAGTACCGCACACGTCAGGGGCCGCTTTAGCTCTGACTGCACAGAGCTGGAGGACGAGAGGAGGTCCTTGAGGACGCTGGATGTCTGCGCTGGATCCCCTCTGAGAGTGGCTATGGAGCCAGAAAGGTTCCAGAGGGCGGCCGATGTGCTGTCTCGTCATTATGGTGGGGGATCCTTCACAAAGGGAATGAGGATGAGCAACAACGCCTCTCCTGCTCTGTCTCACAACCACAAATCACCTTATGCCTtttctgaggaggaggaggagattaaAGTCTAGATGATGAAACTCATTACGAAAGACGGACGGTAGTTGAGAATGTTTCTTCTAACATGTATGTTCAGGATTTAGTTTCAGATCATCCCCTGGATCCTAGTCAGTGTTCACTTCTTGCAGGATGGATGCCGATCTTGACCCTGGATCGCGGTGCTGTGTAGATTTTACACACATCCAAGCTGAAAGCAAATGAAGTGAGGCTGACCTAATAAATAGGTTCCTGAACACTGCTGCAGAACAAATTTAAGCAACCCTCTGTACATTGTGGACTAAATGCATACAGATGTGATCAGGAACATTAGCGTATTAAACACAGGTTGTACAGTTGTAGCTGATGTTGCTGAACCTCCAACAAGATTATCAAGCTTTTATCTTTactgggttgtttttttactgaaatgGTATGGCTGATATCACAAAGAGCAGATTCTGCTTTTGTTTATAGCAAACTCGAATCACATTCCCTCagcttttatttctgtaaaaaatTGACCCCaactaaaaattaaaagtttttttaaaatttgaaataacCCAGATAGTGATTGATCATTTGATATTAAACAAGTCTATTTTAAGAATTTGCAcaatttgttttgttaaatgcTGCCTGCTTTGTCAGCCTTATCTTGATCTGTGTCTGTCTGGGTAGCCAGAGCTCAAGTACTTACTGGGTTAAATTAAACAACCCAAACTGGATCTTATTTTGTCCCAATAAGCAAAAACTTTCAATTAGTTttaagcaatttttaaaaagacatcaTATGAAGtatttctgaatgtttttattgaagCGGATAGGTATGCCAGTAAATCATTAAAGAGGCCAATTGTGacaacaaaagaagagaaaggaaataaatgtattatcaAAGAGGTTGCTGATGGTGGTCTGTCTCTTCTGTCTGATCGGCATTCCTCTGTGATTAATTATTCCAACCACATTTTATAATCCTCTGCTGGAACTAAATACATCATGTGTTGGttacaaaatttttattttttagcagaTCTTGAAGGAAGTTAGTTTGAAGTCTCCtgtaattttgatgtagtcGATAACATCCACGTTGTCTCGGTTGGGAAACATGATTTCATGTCCTTCAGGAAGCTCCACTTCAAACATTTCTCCAGCTAGTTTCACCACAATCTAAAATAGAGAGGATACAATTTTTGTTCAATATATCATTGGACGTATGTTTTAGTTTAGGTTCATTTGATTTATGAGTGACTTTATATTTTAAGCCTTTGAGAAAAATCCTTGTAAAACCTTCCTATTTTTTCCCATCGTCACATTATCCGGTTAGATTCTGTCACCTTAACATCTGTGCCCCTTTGCAGGGGGTTGTCCATTTCTCGTTGCTCTTCTCCCCAACAACCATCAGCTTTTGAGTTGCAAACAACAACAGATCCATCAGTGTCATCGTGGAATCGAGGGTTAAAGTGCAGTCCCAGATCATTTGCATCGCTGCCCATCTCAATCTGAAATCTGAGTGGATTCCAGGTTGTGCAGTTAATacacaacattttaatgaagaaaTTTGATGTTTGCAGATCGTAATATAACACGTTTCTTCAGATTAACCAAAATGCATCTGCATTGATATCACTGTGTTTACTGAATAAATTTAAGTGGAACACATGCTCACCTCTCAGCATCATGTGGAATGAACCCTCTTACTTTTAGCTGATCTCCAGCTCTCAGACTTGCATTCTTGATTTGAACGTcctgagaaacacaaaaagaacagTTAGTCATTGTAAAGCTTGATAAAGAAATATTATTCTGTCACACATTTGTGCAGGGACAtaacagcagaaacaaagagTGTAACTTACCATGGTTACTTTGGGTGCTGGTGTGAAGAGTCCTGCAGCTTATGGGAGATATAAGATGGTCTTAGACACAACAATACTCAGTCCTGGAAAACAAGGTGCAAGAACTCTGAAGCTTCTCATCTAATAGAGGTGACCCATTCATCATAATGACAATCAAGTTTCTTATTCAATGAAGCACTCCTCTGGTTCTGCTGAAGTAAAATTGCCGATGGGATCGGTAGAAAATGTAGAGTAACAGCTATGACAATTGCACTGTTTTTGAACAATCTGCTCTGCCAACATctatgtaatatttttaaacttAAGCCATTGTGTGTTTAGAGGAAGGCCTGAAAGCCATTTACAAGAATTCACTGATATTCAACcagtactactgtattactaagACATTTTCAGGGGAttaaagataaattaaaaaaaaaaaaatcacctaacGGCGAGAGCTCCGTTTCCACGAGGATCTCACCGCGTGGAGAATGAACCAGGCCCCTCAGGTAAAGAACTAATGGAGACCAGGTGTGATCAGTCACACCGTGTGACTGACTGTGCAGCCCGCCCATCACGCATCTTTGTACACAATTTAAAATCTCTATGTTATTTTGATCCGTTTCTTTTAAAGCGGGTGAGGGTTCCAGATATTTCCTTTCAAGACCcctggatgagaggcgaaatgtCTCTCGGTCTTTTCTACATCATTCCgattgactttattcaacacagaaatCTGCCataacctggatgactgagaatctacacagacaATATAAACACTACTTGAGTTTCTCCACAATTCAAGATACCTTTGTTTAAgtaattcagttttgttttatcaaattccttcttcttcttctttaaaaattttttttttaaaaagatctgtTTCCATTTTTGAATCCGGCGTGTCCGAAAAATAATTGAGTCTGCGGGGAAGTTGAATGCATTTGGGTGGG
This window encodes:
- the cdc42ep1b gene encoding cdc42 effector protein 1b → MSLGKLPVIKGLVSGSQGKRRFKSELSVDMISPPLADFRHTMHVGRGGDVFGDTSFLSNYGGNSEPGSPDSANSSKTTGFFTRTFRHVRKNSVPRLRGDSRDLSSPPPDISPIIKNAISLPQLNMDSPMACRQRMLFPCSISSTDSPLCTYGLQSGFVTLPRFSRFERHFQDDVQTGSTPESGGVTRTRSDSLTSFTVDLGPSLMSEVLNLIDNPTYQQTSHHSQAAGEKEEEDEEDDSSLTETPVQSPWMISPNSSMSSGSFRSTAHVRGRFSSDCTELEDERRSLRTLDVCAGSPLRVAMEPERFQRAADVLSRHYGGGSFTKGMRMSNNASPALSHNHKSPYAFSEEEEEIKV
- the LOC137609402 gene encoding galectin-1-like isoform X2; translated protein: MDVQIKNASLRAGDQLKVRGFIPHDAERFQIEMGSDANDLGLHFNPRFHDDTDGSVVVCNSKADGCWGEEQREMDNPLQRGTDVKIVVKLAGEMFEVELPEGHEIMFPNRDNVDVIDYIKITGDFKLTSFKIC
- the LOC137609402 gene encoding galectin-1-like isoform X1, which gives rise to MTAAGLFTPAPKVTMDVQIKNASLRAGDQLKVRGFIPHDAERFQIEMGSDANDLGLHFNPRFHDDTDGSVVVCNSKADGCWGEEQREMDNPLQRGTDVKIVVKLAGEMFEVELPEGHEIMFPNRDNVDVIDYIKITGDFKLTSFKIC